The proteins below come from a single Mucilaginibacter mali genomic window:
- a CDS encoding alpha-L-arabinofuranosidase C-terminal domain-containing protein: MKKILPALLLLASSALPGMAKTKAAAPDSVYLFAYASVKNNNHGGLHFAWSRDRANWFDIGNEYDYVKSDYGRWGSEKRMITPYIIINNKGVWHCLWSLNERDKTFAHTSSTDLIDWGRQSYPMLQLGKNCLEPVLAYNAKTGTYTITYTDSDHQYYQLTTTDFKHYSPAVKVPASKYHNASITAELPAGKQRGQVYRVAWSTVDGLVKTADLKKYQNTLYAETTKQDAERFKDLKPLTATIKIAPEKARPISDMLLGAFFEDLNYAADGGLYAELIQNRDFEYQPGDKEGRDKAWISTHSWTVKGNGSEMAIDSVSPIHINNRHYAVLTTQKTGAALVNGGFDGIVVKKGQAYNLSLFTKQLSGANTAMQVSLVDADGSVLADTKLDAANTGWKKLSAVLTPNANTEHAVLEIKPLTTGKVALDVVSLFPQNTFNGRVNGLRADLAQTIADIHPRFIRFPGGCVAHGDGLGNIYRWKNTIGPVETRKPQRNLWGYHQSAGLGYFEYFQFCEDIGAAPVPVLAAGVPCQNSGTGGAGQQGGIPMAQMDEYVQDVLDLVEYANGDVNTTWGKKRAEAGHPKPFNLKYVGIGNEDLITDVFEERFTMIYKAMRKAHPEITVIGTVGPFYEGTDYEQGWDIADKLHVPIVDEHYYQPPGWFIYNQDFYDSYDRSKSKVYLGEYAAHLPGRPNNLETALSEALYMTSLERNGDVLSMASYAPLLAKEGHTQWNPDLIYFNNTEVKPTVGYFVQQLYGANSGDRYLPNTLALSSNIDAVKKRVAISVVRDRKTNDVIVKMVNLLPVKINTDLDLSGLNLAGKKVSKTILQGDPTSKTARPETSEISEQDAAKATLPDYSFTVLRFAAK; the protein is encoded by the coding sequence ATGAAAAAAATACTACCTGCTTTATTACTCCTGGCATCGTCGGCATTACCGGGTATGGCTAAAACTAAAGCTGCCGCCCCCGATTCGGTTTACCTGTTTGCCTATGCATCGGTAAAAAACAATAACCATGGCGGCTTGCACTTTGCCTGGAGCCGCGACCGCGCTAACTGGTTTGATATTGGCAACGAGTACGATTATGTAAAAAGCGATTACGGCCGCTGGGGAAGCGAAAAGCGGATGATCACCCCATACATCATCATTAATAATAAAGGCGTTTGGCATTGCCTGTGGAGCTTGAACGAGCGGGATAAAACCTTTGCCCACACCTCATCAACCGATTTGATTGATTGGGGCAGGCAAAGCTACCCCATGCTGCAATTGGGCAAAAATTGCCTGGAGCCGGTACTGGCCTATAATGCCAAAACAGGCACATATACCATTACCTATACCGATAGCGATCATCAGTACTACCAGTTAACCACTACCGACTTTAAACATTACAGCCCGGCTGTGAAAGTACCTGCCTCAAAATATCATAACGCCAGTATCACGGCTGAACTGCCTGCCGGTAAGCAGCGCGGGCAGGTTTATCGTGTAGCATGGTCGACCGTGGATGGCCTGGTAAAAACCGCCGATCTGAAAAAATATCAGAACACGCTTTACGCCGAAACCACCAAACAGGATGCCGAACGCTTTAAAGATTTGAAACCGCTAACGGCCACCATTAAAATAGCGCCCGAAAAGGCCCGCCCGATAAGCGATATGTTGCTGGGCGCGTTTTTTGAAGATCTTAACTACGCTGCCGATGGCGGCCTGTATGCAGAGTTGATCCAAAACCGCGATTTTGAATATCAGCCCGGCGATAAAGAGGGCAGGGATAAAGCCTGGATCAGCACGCACTCGTGGACGGTGAAAGGCAATGGCAGTGAAATGGCGATAGACAGCGTTTCGCCCATACACATTAATAACAGGCATTACGCGGTATTAACTACCCAAAAAACTGGCGCCGCGTTGGTTAATGGCGGGTTTGATGGTATTGTTGTGAAGAAGGGGCAGGCTTATAACCTGTCGCTGTTTACTAAACAATTATCGGGCGCTAACACAGCCATGCAGGTTTCACTGGTAGATGCCGATGGCAGTGTACTGGCCGATACCAAACTGGATGCAGCTAATACGGGCTGGAAAAAGCTGAGCGCCGTGTTAACGCCTAATGCCAATACCGAACATGCAGTGCTGGAGATAAAACCATTAACCACGGGCAAAGTGGCGCTGGATGTGGTTTCGCTGTTCCCGCAAAATACGTTTAATGGCCGTGTCAACGGCCTGCGTGCCGATCTGGCGCAAACCATTGCCGATATCCATCCGCGCTTTATCCGTTTCCCGGGTGGCTGTGTGGCGCATGGCGATGGCTTGGGCAATATCTACCGCTGGAAGAATACCATTGGCCCGGTTGAAACCCGTAAGCCACAGCGCAATTTATGGGGATATCATCAAAGTGCCGGCCTGGGTTATTTTGAATACTTTCAGTTTTGCGAGGATATTGGTGCCGCCCCGGTACCTGTACTGGCAGCCGGGGTGCCATGCCAAAATTCGGGCACGGGTGGTGCCGGTCAGCAAGGCGGTATCCCCATGGCGCAAATGGACGAATATGTGCAGGATGTACTCGATCTGGTGGAATATGCCAACGGCGATGTAAATACCACCTGGGGTAAAAAGCGCGCCGAGGCCGGTCATCCCAAACCTTTCAACCTTAAATATGTAGGGATTGGCAACGAAGACCTGATCACCGATGTTTTCGAGGAGCGTTTCACCATGATCTATAAAGCCATGCGCAAAGCCCATCCCGAAATTACGGTCATAGGTACCGTTGGCCCTTTTTACGAAGGGACAGATTATGAGCAGGGTTGGGATATTGCTGATAAACTGCATGTGCCGATTGTTGATGAACATTACTATCAGCCACCGGGCTGGTTTATTTACAACCAGGATTTTTACGATAGTTACGACCGTTCAAAATCAAAAGTATACCTGGGCGAATACGCCGCGCATTTGCCGGGCAGGCCTAATAATTTGGAAACCGCCTTGTCTGAAGCTTTATATATGACCAGTTTGGAACGCAACGGTGATGTGCTGAGCATGGCATCGTACGCGCCGCTGCTGGCCAAAGAAGGCCATACCCAATGGAACCCCGACCTGATCTATTTTAATAATACCGAAGTGAAGCCGACGGTGGGGTACTTTGTGCAGCAGTTATACGGTGCCAATTCGGGCGATAGGTATTTGCCTAATACATTGGCGCTATCATCAAACATAGATGCGGTTAAAAAGCGCGTAGCCATATCGGTAGTGCGTGATAGAAAGACTAATGACGTGATCGTAAAAATGGTTAACCTGTTGCCGGTAAAAATCAATACCGACCTGGATTTATCGGGCCTGAACCTTGCCGGTAAAAAGGTAAGCAAAACCATCCTGCAAGGCGATCCTACCAGTAAAACCGCAAGACCCGAAACATCAGAGATAAGCGAACAGGATGCCGCGAAAGCTACGCTGCCGGACTATTCGTTCACGGTGCTGCGCTTTGCCGCTAAGTAA
- a CDS encoding glycoside hydrolase family 43 protein produces the protein MKKLLRLHILALIMLLPVTGIAQKKAKFPPEKDMKAYLMVYFKDETHGLYFALSKDGYSFTDVNQGKPIIAGDTIAEQKGIRDPYIYRGADGMFYTVLTDLHIYAQKAGYRNTEWERDGKQFGWGNNRGLVIMQSPDLVHWKHHVLRVDQAFPGLENIGCAWAPEVIYDEVKKLPMVYFTMRKGVEKEKVYYAYMSENFDKMLTEPKPIFEYPKPFAYIDADITKVGNKYHMFYASHDGTSGVKQAVSDSINTGYQFDDKWYDPEPKGCEAPTVYKLIGQDKWILCYDIYRINPNNFGFSETTDFVNFKNLGHFNEGVMKATNFSQPKHAAFIQLTKKEAQRLADNWKLDMKF, from the coding sequence ATGAAAAAACTTTTACGTCTGCATATCCTTGCGCTGATAATGTTGTTACCGGTGACAGGCATCGCGCAAAAAAAGGCCAAATTCCCACCCGAAAAGGATATGAAAGCATACCTGATGGTGTATTTTAAGGACGAAACGCATGGCCTTTACTTCGCGCTGAGTAAAGACGGTTACAGCTTTACCGATGTTAACCAGGGCAAGCCCATTATTGCAGGCGATACCATTGCCGAACAAAAAGGTATCCGCGACCCGTACATCTACCGTGGTGCCGATGGTATGTTTTATACCGTACTGACCGACCTGCATATCTACGCGCAAAAGGCAGGCTACCGCAATACCGAGTGGGAACGTGATGGCAAGCAGTTTGGCTGGGGGAATAACCGCGGATTGGTGATTATGCAATCGCCCGATTTAGTGCACTGGAAACATCATGTGCTGCGGGTAGACCAGGCTTTCCCCGGCTTAGAAAATATTGGCTGTGCCTGGGCGCCAGAGGTAATTTACGATGAGGTTAAAAAACTCCCGATGGTTTACTTTACCATGCGCAAGGGCGTTGAAAAAGAGAAGGTGTACTATGCTTACATGAGCGAAAACTTCGACAAGATGCTTACCGAACCCAAACCCATTTTCGAGTATCCTAAACCTTTTGCTTATATCGATGCCGATATTACCAAAGTTGGCAATAAATACCACATGTTTTATGCTTCGCACGATGGCACTTCGGGCGTAAAGCAGGCCGTGTCCGATTCCATCAACACCGGCTATCAGTTTGATGATAAATGGTACGATCCTGAACCAAAAGGTTGCGAAGCCCCGACGGTTTACAAGCTGATAGGGCAGGATAAGTGGATACTGTGTTACGATATCTACCGCATTAACCCCAATAATTTCGGCTTTAGCGAAACTACCGACTTTGTGAATTTTAAAAACCTGGGCCATTTTAACGAGGGGGTGATGAAAGCCACCAACTTTTCGCAACCCAAGCACGCGGCTTTTATACAACTTACTAAAAAAGAAGCGCAGCGCCTGGCCGATAACTGGAAACTGGATATGAAATTTTGA
- a CDS encoding DUF1801 domain-containing protein, whose translation MSIQEQIDNYISSQPESKRSDMQTLHAHILKTLPGCKLWFLDGKDADGKTVSNPNAGYGAYTMKYADGSTREFYQIGMSANTTGISVYIMGIKDKNYLAQTFGPELGKASVTGYCIKFKKLQDINLNVLEDAIRYGVKATNED comes from the coding sequence ATGAGTATACAGGAACAGATAGATAACTATATCAGCAGCCAACCGGAATCCAAACGTAGCGACATGCAAACCCTGCACGCGCACATTCTTAAAACATTGCCGGGATGTAAACTGTGGTTTTTAGATGGCAAAGACGCGGACGGTAAAACGGTTAGCAACCCCAATGCAGGCTACGGGGCTTATACGATGAAATACGCAGATGGATCGACAAGGGAGTTTTACCAAATTGGCATGAGCGCTAATACTACCGGGATATCTGTTTATATTATGGGGATAAAAGATAAGAATTACCTTGCCCAGACCTTTGGACCAGAACTGGGCAAAGCCAGCGTAACCGGTTATTGCATTAAGTTTAAAAAACTGCAGGATATCAACCTGAATGTACTTGAAGATGCGATAAGGTACGGAGTTAAGGCAACGAATGAAGATTGA
- the clpB gene encoding ATP-dependent chaperone ClpB has product MNFNNFTIKAQEAVQKASEITTGNQQQAIENAHLLKGLLLVDENVISYLLKKLNVNLNRLNEQLDQQIASFPKVSGSNVYLSSSANSALQKAQGYLKEFKDEFVSVEHILLGILAVSDKAGSALKDMGVNEKDLKKAIVELRGDSKVTDQNAEATYNALNKYARDLNEYAESGKLDPVIGRDDEIRRVIQILSRRTKNNPILVGEPGVGKTAIAEGIAFRIIKGDVPENLKSKTVYSLDMGALIAGAKYKGEFEERLKAVVKEVTQADGEIILFIDEIHTLVGAGGGEGAMDAANILKPALARGELRAIGATTLNEYQKYLEKDKALERRFQMVLVDEPDTLDAISILRGLKERYETHHKVRIKDEAIIAAVEMSQRYISDRFLPDKAIDLMDEAASKLRMEMDSVPEAVDELDRRIMQLEIEREAIKREKDNDRVKELSREIADLSSERDSLRAKWQGEKDLVDGINQKVELIESYKLEAEQAKRAGDYGKVAELEYGRIKETEQEVEKLKAALLENQQNSRMLKEEVTADDIAGVVSRWTGIPVSKMIQSEREKLLNLEEELHKRVAGQEEAIEAISDAIRRSRAGLQDKRKPIGSFIFLGTTGVGKTELAKALAEFLFNDEQALVRIDMSEYQERHAVSRLIGAPPGYVGYDEGGQLTEAVRRKPYSVILLDEIEKAHPDVFNILLQVLDDGRLTDNKGRVVNFKNTIIIMTSNIGSNIIQENFTHFDDKDKEEVMARTKNQLFELLRSTIRPEFLNRIDEIIMFTPLSRDEIGDIVKLQFRHVQQTLAEMGITLDASEEALDWLAQLGYDPQFGARPLKRVIQKRILNELSKQILAGKVDKDAKIKLDMFDNQFVFLNDNNGK; this is encoded by the coding sequence ATGAATTTCAACAATTTTACCATAAAAGCGCAGGAGGCTGTGCAAAAAGCCTCGGAGATCACCACAGGTAACCAGCAGCAGGCTATTGAAAATGCGCACTTGCTGAAAGGCTTATTATTGGTTGATGAAAATGTGATCAGTTATCTGCTTAAAAAGCTTAACGTAAATCTGAACCGCTTGAACGAACAGTTGGATCAGCAGATCGCGTCGTTCCCTAAGGTGAGCGGCAGCAATGTATACCTGTCAAGCAGTGCCAACAGCGCCTTGCAAAAAGCACAGGGTTATCTAAAGGAATTTAAAGATGAGTTTGTATCGGTAGAGCATATCCTGCTGGGTATCCTTGCCGTAAGCGATAAGGCCGGCAGCGCCCTGAAGGATATGGGTGTTAACGAGAAAGACCTGAAAAAAGCCATTGTAGAACTGCGTGGCGATAGTAAGGTAACCGATCAGAACGCCGAAGCCACTTATAACGCATTAAACAAATACGCCCGCGATTTGAACGAATATGCCGAATCGGGCAAGTTAGACCCGGTGATCGGCCGTGATGATGAGATCCGCAGGGTGATCCAGATCTTATCGCGCCGAACCAAAAACAACCCGATACTGGTGGGTGAACCCGGCGTAGGTAAAACCGCTATTGCCGAGGGTATCGCGTTTCGTATCATCAAAGGCGATGTGCCCGAGAACCTGAAGAGTAAAACTGTTTACTCGCTTGATATGGGCGCGCTGATAGCCGGTGCCAAATACAAAGGCGAGTTTGAAGAACGCCTGAAGGCCGTAGTAAAAGAAGTTACCCAGGCCGATGGCGAGATCATTTTGTTTATTGATGAGATCCACACGCTGGTAGGCGCCGGCGGTGGCGAAGGCGCTATGGATGCCGCAAACATCCTGAAACCTGCCCTGGCCCGTGGCGAACTGAGGGCCATTGGTGCCACTACTTTAAACGAGTATCAAAAATATTTAGAAAAGGACAAGGCACTTGAGCGCCGTTTCCAGATGGTGTTGGTAGATGAGCCGGATACGCTGGATGCCATATCGATTTTACGTGGTTTGAAAGAGCGTTACGAAACCCATCACAAGGTGCGTATTAAAGATGAGGCCATCATTGCCGCGGTAGAAATGTCGCAACGTTATATATCCGACAGGTTTTTGCCTGATAAGGCCATCGACCTGATGGACGAGGCCGCTTCTAAACTGCGGATGGAGATGGATTCGGTACCGGAAGCCGTTGACGAACTGGATCGCCGGATTATGCAGCTGGAGATTGAGCGCGAGGCGATTAAGCGGGAAAAGGATAACGACCGTGTGAAAGAACTGAGCCGGGAGATAGCTGATCTGTCATCAGAACGTGATTCACTCCGTGCCAAATGGCAGGGCGAAAAAGATCTGGTTGATGGCATTAATCAAAAGGTGGAGCTGATAGAAAGCTATAAACTTGAAGCTGAGCAAGCCAAAAGAGCGGGTGATTATGGCAAGGTAGCAGAATTGGAATACGGCCGCATAAAAGAGACCGAGCAGGAGGTTGAAAAACTGAAAGCTGCATTGCTTGAAAATCAACAGAACAGCCGCATGCTGAAGGAAGAGGTTACTGCTGATGATATTGCCGGCGTGGTATCGCGCTGGACAGGTATACCGGTGAGTAAAATGATCCAAAGCGAGCGCGAGAAACTGCTGAACCTGGAAGAAGAACTGCACAAGCGTGTCGCAGGGCAGGAGGAAGCTATCGAGGCTATTAGCGATGCCATACGCCGCAGCCGTGCCGGTTTGCAGGATAAGCGGAAGCCAATAGGTTCGTTCATATTTTTGGGTACCACCGGCGTTGGTAAAACCGAGCTGGCCAAAGCCCTTGCCGAGTTTCTGTTTAACGATGAGCAGGCGCTGGTGCGGATAGATATGTCTGAATATCAGGAGCGCCACGCGGTATCAAGGTTAATCGGCGCGCCTCCGGGCTATGTGGGTTATGATGAAGGCGGTCAGCTGACCGAAGCAGTACGCCGCAAGCCTTACAGCGTTATCCTGTTGGATGAGATCGAAAAGGCTCACCCGGATGTATTTAATATCCTGCTGCAGGTGCTGGATGACGGCCGTTTGACCGATAACAAGGGCCGCGTGGTGAACTTCAAGAACACCATCATCATTATGACATCCAACATCGGGTCGAACATCATACAGGAAAACTTTACCCATTTTGATGATAAGGATAAGGAAGAAGTGATGGCCAGGACAAAGAACCAGTTGTTCGAGTTGCTGCGCAGCACCATCCGCCCCGAGTTTTTGAACAGGATAGACGAGATCATTATGTTTACCCCGCTAAGCAGGGACGAGATAGGGGATATCGTAAAATTGCAGTTCCGCCATGTGCAGCAAACGCTGGCCGAAATGGGCATTACGCTTGATGCTTCGGAGGAGGCACTGGACTGGCTGGCGCAGTTAGGTTACGACCCGCAGTTTGGTGCAAGGCCGCTGAAACGGGTGATCCAGAAACGCATCCTGAACGAACTTTCTAAACAAATTTTGGCAGGCAAAGTAGATAAAGACGCCAAAATAAAATTGGATATGTTCGATAACCAGTTTGTTTTTCTGAATGATAATAACGGGAAATAA
- a CDS encoding glycosyltransferase family 2 protein — protein sequence MDISVVVPLYDEVESLPELTSWIARVMQENGFTYEVILVDDGSKDGSWDMIVKLKENNPFLRGIKFRRNYGKSAALNTGFEAAKGNVIITMDADLQDSPDEIPALYRRIVEDKYDLISGWKAKRYDPLSKTIPTKLFNAATRKMSGIPNLHDFNCGLKAYRSTVVKNIEVYGEMHRYIPVLAKWAGFVKIGEQIVEHRPRKYGKTKFGMARFVNGFLDLLSIFFVGKFGKRPMHFFGAMGVLSFLAGFIAMVWVIVEKQIIIYHNEKYHTHDQFRQVTEQPLFYIALVAVVIGFQLFLTGFVAELVARSASERNKYQVEEMI from the coding sequence ATGGATATATCAGTAGTAGTACCTTTATACGATGAAGTAGAATCGCTGCCCGAGCTAACCTCGTGGATAGCGCGTGTAATGCAGGAAAATGGTTTCACTTACGAAGTGATACTGGTAGACGATGGCAGCAAGGACGGATCGTGGGACATGATCGTAAAACTGAAGGAAAATAACCCTTTCCTGCGGGGTATCAAATTCCGCCGCAACTATGGTAAATCGGCCGCGCTGAATACCGGCTTCGAGGCAGCAAAAGGCAACGTCATCATTACCATGGATGCCGACCTGCAGGATAGCCCCGACGAGATACCTGCCTTGTACCGCCGCATAGTAGAAGATAAGTACGATTTGATATCGGGCTGGAAAGCCAAACGGTACGATCCGCTAAGCAAAACTATCCCAACTAAATTATTTAACGCCGCCACCCGCAAAATGAGCGGTATCCCCAACCTGCACGATTTTAACTGCGGCCTGAAAGCTTATCGCAGCACTGTAGTAAAGAATATAGAGGTTTATGGTGAAATGCACCGCTACATCCCGGTACTGGCCAAATGGGCTGGCTTTGTTAAAATAGGTGAACAGATTGTTGAGCACCGTCCGCGCAAATACGGCAAAACCAAATTTGGTATGGCACGTTTTGTGAATGGTTTCCTGGATCTGCTATCGATATTTTTTGTAGGCAAGTTTGGTAAACGCCCAATGCACTTTTTCGGTGCGATGGGGGTGCTAAGTTTCTTAGCCGGTTTCATCGCCATGGTGTGGGTGATTGTGGAAAAGCAGATCATTATTTACCATAATGAGAAATATCATACACATGATCAATTCCGCCAGGTTACCGAGCAACCGCTGTTTTATATAGCACTGGTGGCGGTAGTTATCGGCTTTCAACTGTTCCTTACCGGTTTCGTAGCAGAATTGGTTGCCCGCAGCGCCAGCGAACGCAATAAATACCAGGTAGAGGAGATGATCTGA
- a CDS encoding Ig-like domain-containing protein — protein MKISLFILIIFGFLLTTACQKASTQVVLQTIKFQSETLNRAVGDNLQLTPIFTPSVFSSIDVVWSTSNDAVLTIQPDHTIHANKAGSAWITVKDKNSATAGKCLIIVN, from the coding sequence GTGAAAATTAGTTTATTCATATTGATCATTTTCGGCTTTCTGCTTACTACTGCTTGCCAAAAAGCAAGCACACAGGTAGTCCTGCAGACCATAAAATTTCAGTCTGAAACATTAAACAGGGCGGTTGGCGACAATCTTCAACTTACCCCTATATTTACTCCATCCGTATTTAGTAGCATCGATGTTGTATGGTCAACTTCCAACGACGCTGTTCTTACTATTCAGCCAGATCATACCATCCATGCTAACAAAGCTGGTTCTGCCTGGATAACTGTTAAAGACAAAAACAGTGCCACCGCAGGCAAGTGCCTGATCATAGTGAACTGA
- a CDS encoding glycosyltransferase, protein MFFSIIIPLYNRPQEINELLYTLTKQTYTRFEVLVIEDGSVNDAKDIVAGYADKLDVKYFVKPNTGQGFSRNFGFERAMGDYFIVFDSDCLIPPDYLEIVAESLAANYLDAYGGPDDSHPSFTPIQKAISYSMTSPFTTGGIRGNKKGIGQFHPRSFNMGISRRVWETAGGYVITRLGEDIEYSIRIHSMGFKIGLIPEAKVYHKRRTSFLQFYKQLHFFGRARINVYKFFPGGLKAVHFFPATFTLGLIFTVIAHVFGWQIVILGDIVLTVFILLIFFHSLIKNKSVKVAFLSIIAAFIQLTAYGLGFMQDFWKRIILNKNK, encoded by the coding sequence ATGTTTTTCTCCATCATCATACCTTTATACAATCGTCCGCAGGAGATCAACGAACTGCTGTATACGCTTACCAAACAAACCTATACCCGGTTTGAGGTGCTGGTGATTGAGGATGGTTCGGTAAATGATGCCAAGGATATCGTAGCCGGCTATGCCGATAAGCTGGATGTAAAGTATTTTGTAAAGCCCAACACCGGCCAGGGTTTTAGCCGTAACTTTGGGTTCGAGCGGGCTATGGGCGATTATTTTATCGTCTTCGATTCCGATTGCCTCATCCCGCCCGACTATCTGGAAATAGTAGCCGAAAGCCTAGCCGCTAATTACCTGGATGCCTACGGCGGCCCGGACGATTCGCACCCATCATTTACACCCATACAAAAAGCTATCAGCTATTCCATGACCTCGCCGTTTACTACAGGTGGTATCCGTGGTAATAAAAAGGGGATAGGGCAGTTTCATCCGCGCAGTTTTAACATGGGTATCTCGCGCAGGGTGTGGGAAACAGCGGGCGGTTACGTCATTACGCGTTTGGGCGAGGATATTGAATATAGCATCCGCATCCACAGCATGGGCTTTAAAATTGGCCTGATACCCGAAGCAAAGGTTTACCATAAGCGCCGTACCAGCTTTTTGCAGTTTTATAAGCAGTTGCACTTTTTTGGGCGCGCGCGCATTAATGTTTACAAGTTCTTTCCCGGGGGATTAAAAGCTGTGCATTTTTTTCCTGCAACGTTTACACTCGGTTTAATATTTACTGTTATAGCCCATGTTTTTGGCTGGCAAATTGTTATATTAGGAGATATAGTGTTAACAGTTTTTATATTGTTAATATTTTTTCATTCGCTTATTAAAAATAAATCTGTAAAAGTTGCATTTTTGAGCATTATTGCGGCGTTTATACAATTAACTGCTTATGGCTTAGGTTTTATGCAGGATTTTTGGAAGCGAATAATATTGAATAAAAATAAATAA
- a CDS encoding glycerophosphoryl diester phosphodiesterase membrane domain-containing protein, whose product MYHPFSIAETIKAAWDIIKKNFVTIIIYSAIAVVALIVIQLVNFIFTSTSDFTVQIILFFLLLLMQGYTTLGLYKLIFTLIDSEYYEFEFSQIVPTIRMVLSYIAICLLFAFIVTTFNFFIIDKWLSDYPATQNTVKFLGVLVLLYMALRYMFCVCFIVDDDSGPFESLKQSFDITKGNLTKIILILLISIGLIALGFIALIIGIIITYPLVNIILVVTYRKLVYSHMDVDDDIAETN is encoded by the coding sequence ATGTACCATCCGTTCTCTATTGCAGAAACTATTAAGGCTGCGTGGGACATTATAAAAAAGAACTTTGTAACCATTATCATCTATTCGGCCATAGCCGTAGTAGCGCTGATAGTGATACAACTGGTCAACTTTATATTCACCTCTACGTCCGATTTTACGGTACAGATCATCCTGTTCTTCCTGCTGTTGTTGATGCAGGGGTATACCACGCTCGGCTTATATAAGCTTATTTTTACGCTGATAGACAGCGAATATTACGAATTTGAGTTTTCGCAGATAGTGCCAACCATACGCATGGTATTAAGCTATATCGCTATTTGCCTGCTGTTCGCGTTCATCGTAACCACGTTTAACTTCTTTATTATTGACAAATGGCTGAGCGATTACCCGGCTACGCAAAACACCGTTAAGTTTTTGGGCGTATTGGTGTTATTGTATATGGCCCTGCGCTACATGTTCTGCGTGTGCTTTATTGTTGACGATGATTCCGGCCCGTTCGAATCGCTGAAGCAAAGTTTTGATATCACCAAAGGTAATCTTACCAAAATTATATTGATCCTGCTCATCAGCATCGGGCTGATCGCGCTTGGATTCATCGCGCTGATCATCGGTATCATTATTACTTACCCGCTGGTAAATATCATCCTGGTGGTTACCTATCGCAAGTTAGTTTACAGCCATATGGATGTGGATGACGATATTGCCGAAACCAATTAA